AACACCAACACAGGGCAAGgtcaggagctgcagggcagggcggtGCACAGAGCAAGAtgccagggagggtgggggatgcaGCTGCACCCACCCAGAGAAAAGCGGGTGCTTTATTCTCGGAGCTGCCAGGCCAGTGGGTCAGAGCAAGAGGCTTTGCCACCCACTTCTCACAACAGTCTCTCCCTGGCTATGTGGCTAGATTACCTACTCCACACTGCCTCACATCAGCAAAGCtcctcttgccccatctccccGTCAGACGGAACTAGTTCAACACCTAACACCAAAGCAACACTCCCTGCCCGCACGGAcccactgctccagctgaacGCCCCCAGCAATCCCTCCTCTACTTCTCCTGGCCTGGCACCGGAAGGCAAAAATGCACAGGCCCCAAAAGCAGACGCGATACCAGTCCTGCaggccctgctcccagatgcttgACTTGCACTGTGAAGCCCCAGCGGCTCCCTCGCAAAGCCGACGTCCCCCTCACTCACAGCAAAACTAAATAAAGAGGAAAATTTAAGTCCCGCCCCTGCTCGCCTCCATACCTGTGAGCCGGCATCCACGCAGGCCAGGCGGTTAGTCCGAGGCCAGCGGAGCCAGCTTCCTCTGCTGAAGCCTAGCAGTCCTCCAAAGCCTTTCCTGAGAGACCCATTGCGGGACTTCAAAAccaagggggatgggggggtgggggcgtaGGAAGGAATCTAGAAGGTTTATACACAGCTGCCAGGGGCTTctgctggtgggggaaggagggagagaaaaggattCCAAATCATCTTCAGCGTATGTACAGTGTCAGGACCTCGACTGAAAGTCTGGGACAGTCCTGGCTcggcccccttccctgcccccctggccaGGGGGCTGGCCAGGCAAAACCCGGAGTAGGAAGGCGCCAAGGGGTCGGCTTCCCGGCTTGTCCCGCGGCGGCTCAGGCCCTAGAGCAGCAGCTGTGAGTCGGGGGTCTTggttgggcaaccctggcacatcCGTTTGTGTCTCAGCAGCCGGTCTGTCCTGGAGAAgctctgtgggaggggaggggggttagaGCGGAGCCTGTGGACAGCAccgtgctgcagctcctggcctgcTGCAGTTAGGGCTGTTCCCATTAATGCTGGTGGCTCAGGGGGACTAAGACCAGGCTCTGTCTCACCTGCTTGCCCCAGGGTGGAGAGCCAGTACTGAAATGGGCCCTGCCCGGCTGGGAGGGCAGACGTGGgggtccccaccctccccagggcATGGCCTGGGGTTGATTCCAGCCAGGACCCAGCTTTTGAGTACAGTCTGAGCAAGGTGAAGGGGATGTAGTCCTGCCCCAGCACCCAGGAACGCTGCAGCCTCCAGGGATGGGACACAGATATCTTGTCCTGCTGGAGGAAGCCAGGTCCCCCCGGAGTCTAGCCTGGGTCTCCGAGGGAAGCCACGGATCAATGGCCGTGCCTGGCAGAGGGGAATCGAGCCAAGGCGCAGCAGCAGAGATGCGGGGACAGGCCCTCAGCCTGTGGAATTAACCCCACAAAACCCGGGGAGTGGGTGGTACCTGCAAGCAGCGCTCGCACTGGTAGGGCTTCTCCCCGCTGTGCACGCGCTTGTGACGCTCCAGGTGGTACTTCTGGATGAAGCGCATGTCGCACACGTCACACTCAAACGGCTTCTCGCCTGGACAGGGGGGAAACAAGCGCTGTGAAGGTAGTCGTGGTgtcacccccctccctgcagtgcagagcctgcctgccctggcccagagcagctgttttcaCCCACTGGCCTCCAGGACGCCATGCACCAGAACACAGACCATGCATGCATCATCCAACACCTGCCTTCGAGGATACCCCGCCCCTGCTGCAAATCACAGCACcacaccatgctcccactggacgctggctggggtaggggcagagtCCTGTGTGGATCCCATGCCAGGCATtgcagcagccacaggcagggcgaggcctcagctccccccaccccagccccataccCGTGTGGATGAGGATGTGTCTCTTGAGGTGGTAGCTGCTCCGAAAGGCTCCATAGCAGTGCTCGCAGATGAAGTTCTTGGGGATGCGCAGCTGGAAAGAGCCATTCTGCTCGatcaccaccacctgcagggcaCACGGGGTTGGTCAACACCAGGCCCCGGAGAACCAGGGGGGAAGCGCCAGTCTCCTGGGAGGACAGTGCTGCCAAGACACTCACCAGCCACTCAGCCACCTTCTTACCTGCTTGTGGATCCTAACGAGAacgggacccaggagtcctggatccCAGGCACGCGCTCGACTTAAAGACCTGTGGGCTGGTGGCTCAGCACCACAGAGAGCGCCAGGACGGGTGGCAGGATGTGGCATTGATTTGCCCTGCCCCTCTGTGTTCCTTCCAGAGCCCGTCTCACTAGTTGTGCAGGGCAGGGAAACCGGAGGTGGAGCTGTGCAAGCCAGGCCGGGCCTGGGAGGGGCCCTAGCATCTGCTAcaactcccagccctgcttggaCCGCGCCCGATTACCTGCCTTTTTGAGGGACTTCTTTGGCTGCGATGCTTccgctgcctcctcctccttccgGCTCCGGGGCTTCTCGCTCTCTGCACGCAGACCCTTCCAAAGAGAGACCTCACAGTCAGAGTGTCCCCCAGAgacccttccctcttctcctaccaggctcccccctcccccaggctcagACCGGAGCCACTAAACCTTCACACACACTGTGGGGTGCGCTCACAGTCGTGGACATGTCAGGCTGAATCACGATAGGGCAGACCCCCACCGTACCAGCATGTCCGGACTGCTCCCACGCTCGCCATTCTCAGCCTGTTTCGAGCTCTGTTTTGGCATCATCTTCTTGCTAGCAACAGTTGGCACAAGGCACACACCAGACAGCCCCTCGCAGGCTAGGAGACTTGCCTGTAGAAAGACAGATTGGCATGAACAATGCAGGGGCGAGCTGTGCATGGGCAGCCGACTGTCCACTGCTAGCCAGTGAGTGACCAAGCCGAAAGCCCTGTGCCACCCGGCACGGGATGCGCTCCATCCCGGGTGAAAAGCCAAGAAGTGGCTCAGGGAAGACCTACAATGACTAGCGGGAGAGTGTCTCTGCAGGTGCTGAGCTTGCGTGGCTTTGGGAAGGGGACAGCCCCAAGGCCAGGGAGCAGCCCGCACGTGTGTATCTGCGTGTGTACGCACTGAGCCACCCCTCGCATGCCACTGCCGCCGGACCGGGTCACGACTCATATTGCTTGTGTTACGTGGAGCTTTCCCCCTCTAGCAAGTGGGGCCCCCGTGGCTCTGCAGCCCGTTCAGCTGGACGTGGGATCCCCGCGTTACCGATGGGGAAGTTGGgggctcattacctgagccatcTCGTCTGTTTGTCCTCAACAAATGGACTGTAACAATTCTTTAGCCTTAATTCTCTCCCAGGAAAGAATTTTACGATTAGAAAGACTGTGTCAGTTAATCATTTTTGGCTGGTCTTGTCCAGTACCCTCCACTTCGCCgacatcttgctggggtctgggggccCGGGGTCGTGCGTGACGCTCTAAAGCTGTCCTCCCCCCGCGGGGCGAAGGGCTGCAAAGCTACAGGGGAAGGCAACGGGGCTGCACCCAGCAGACGGACGGGTCAGCCCGAGCCTGGTCCCCCTGGCTGGAGGAAGGCCACGGGTCGCACTGCAGACGCTCCTGGAGCCTGGGGGGGAAACAAAAGAGAGAGGCTCGTGACAGGACCcggaggaagaggcagggcctggcgcGGTGCTGCCGACGCCAGCCTGCGAGATGCTCGCTACCGAGGAGCGGCAGCAACGAACCTTCGCCTCGGCACCGCGGGTGCACGTGCGGAGTGGGGACGAGCGCGGGGAGAAGCGATGGGCCCCGCGCGTCCCCGGTCTGCCGAGCGCCCCAAGGACGAGCGTGCACGTCTCTCCTGCGTGTGCAGCTCGCACAGGCACACGCACCTTGCACGAGCACTTTGCATGTCCACGGGCTGCGAGAGCACCTTGCACGAGCACACCCCGTTTGCACGCACTCGGGTACACGGAGTTCTtgcaagggggagggagaaacGCGCCTGCCCCCCCGCGACGGCGCATGCGCGGCACGCGGGGGGGGCCGCAGTCCGAGCCCCCTGGGCAGGCGCATGCGCGCTGGGCGGCGGCCGCGTGCCCGGGCGGGGTCGTGACCCGCGGgagagacgggggggggggcggccgcGCTCGTGCCCCCCCCCGGGCGGAAGGCCGTACCTGGCCTGGCCGCGCCGCTCCCACCGCCGTCGCCGCCGCCGCTCCCCGGGGAGGGAAGTTTACAAACAGCGGCCCGAGCCCTCTCGGCCGCCAACCCGGAACCGGAAGCGCCCCGCGCCCGAGCGCTTCCGCCCGCCGCGCCCCACCCGCGCCTGCGCCGCGCCTGCGCCCGACGCCGCTCCGCCGCCATCTTGGTGCCGGGCACAGGGGCGGAGCCGTTGCCTGGGCAACGtggagcgggggtggggtggggtggggtgggggccttGTCTCCAAGTGCGGAGGGCGGGGCCTTGTCGACCCCCCCCAAccgggcagggggaggggcctcTATTTGGCCCCGCCCACAACCCCCACAGGGGGTGTGTCTGTCCCCTCTAACTGGTGCGTGGGCtgcacttgcccccccccagcaacccctGTGAATGGGGGGTCCAATGCACCCCCAGgagacctccccccaccccaagtgcccagtctgtgctgtgccctgcacccccctTGGGTCTGGCACCCTTtctagccccccccccaccagcttctgAAACCAGGAGGCTTTCCCCTCACTTtgcagacagggaaactgaggcacggagcaggACGGCACTGGAGCCGGGGCCGTGGGTCGGCGGGAGCCGAGGGGGTGCTGCGGAGAGCGGCCGTGCCCTCTTGATTTTGCAATGTGCTTTTTTCCAGCTCGGGGGGGGTCCTTTCACCGCTGCGCGAGGGCAGAGAGCAGCGCGACAGCCCTTCTCCGTGTTTCGTGAGAGCGAGGATCCCAAAGAGGCGACGGGCGCCTCCCTGAGAGGATCCACCTGGCGCGGGGCTGAGAAACGTCGGCTCGGGGGCTCGCGGTTTCCCCGGGAAGCTCCTCCACGCGAGGGGCAGACGCCTGCAATGAGGATAGTTCCTGTTTTCAGGGCACCGGTGCAATCAGTGCCCAGCAAAGCGCAAGGGGCAGCTGCATCGGGGCCCGTAGAGAGGAGAAGGAGCAATTTTGGGATGAGCTGGGGAGGAAGCGCATCCCTCCCTTTTGCTGATGCCCTGCGTTAGCCCTTTGCCCAGCGCTGGCGCGGGCAGGCCCCTCGTGAGCGCTGGCGGGTTCGTCGTGGGGACCCGTAATCCCAGTTAATCCCTCGGTGGGAGCTGTAGGCTGCAGTCCTGATCTCTGCGTGCTTGCAGGCTGCCAGGCGTCCGTGGGATGCCTCtctctgctgccccaacccctggccAGAGGTCACGCGCACGGGACCTGCCTTGGACGAAGCACCTGGGCAGGTAggtgaatgggggtgggggtgcagagcagAGCTGTAGGAGGAGAGGGGCTCTACTTGCAGATGTCAATTGCTATGGGGTCAGATAAGGATGGGTTCAGAAGTTGGCAGTTTAATGATTTACTATGAACGGCTTCCGCCTATCTAGGCACTATCGTGGTAACATGCTGGCTCTTGCTCATACCCCTGCTGCCTTCTTCAGCCTGCTTCCCTGGCCTTGTCTGTGTCCCTCTTCTCATTAGTTTCATACTCATTTTATCTGACAAATCATTTCGTTAAGGTGCCAGGAACAGAAATCATAAGGACTTGCCCTACAGAAGTCCTGAAGCGCGTCTGAAAATAGAATCGGAGAACatgagggtaggaagggacctcggggtcgcatctagtccaccccctgctccaagcagggccagccccaactacatcaccccagccaaggctttaaaaacctcctacccgggtcttaaaaacctccaaggatggagagtgcaccacctctctgggtaacccgttccagtgttttactgccctcctagtgagaaagatattaaaaaaaaacaaacttaaacttcccttgctgcaacgtgagcccattgctccttgttctgtcatctgccaccgctgagaacagcccagctccatcctctttgcaacccccctgcagggagttgaaggctgctattaaatccccactcaatcttctcttctccagactaaataagcccggttccctcagcTGCTCCTCCTAAATCCTGTTCCCCAGACCTCAAACTATtgtcattgccctccgctggactctctccaatctgtccacatcctttctgcagcctGCCCCTCACAATTTCTTTGCAACTCCTGCTATAGCATGAGCTTTCCCTCTCTGGGTCTTGCGTGCAGAAGAATCTCATGTCAAGCggcatttaaacaaaaaaaaaagtttggaggCTTCCTGCTTGTAAGGAGCGGAGAGCTTGTGTGTGTGAAGTGAGCACCCCCTGAAGGCAGGAAACCAAAAGGCAGTGAAAAAAAACACCgtatttgattctttttttttttttaaaacaacctcTCATGACTTTTAAGTCAATGCTGTGATTTGGCAGACGTGGGGGATGAGGGATGCTGATGTGGcaaagcaaatgcaggcaggtATGGGCTTATGAGCGTGTTTCCAGTCTGACTGTAAGTGATTTGTCCCTTGGAAGCGAGCCCTCAGCCCGCAGCGACACTGTTTCCCCCTCACCCGTTTGCCTCTCCATCCTTCTCTGTGGCATCACCCGCTTTTAGAGTTAGGAGACCCCTCCGGGCAGGGGTCTCGACTTCTTGCATTGCTGGGAGGTGCCCCTGTGCCTGTGTGGTGCTGTGTACCACAATATAGTATCTGCATGCGAACGAGCAGTGTGGGAGGCAGATGTTCCCTGACTGCAGGGAGAGACTTGGATGTGAGCTGAACACGTGCCCCAGGGTGAAGCAAAGGACTCCGACCTGAAGGGCAGCGCTGAGGAGTGGGAAAGGTGGGTTTGGAGCCAGGCGGCACTTCACAGGACCATGCACTAACATCTGGGTTCTCGCCTTACAGCACGTGGAACGAGGCAGCTCTGCTACACCAcgggccaggctgggggcaggtggaGAGTCCGTGTGCTGATCTGCCTGCGGCCTGATCTAG
This sequence is a window from Alligator mississippiensis isolate rAllMis1 chromosome 15, rAllMis1, whole genome shotgun sequence. Protein-coding genes within it:
- the ZNF740 gene encoding zinc finger protein 740, which gives rise to MAQASLLACEGLSGVCLVPTVASKKMMPKQSSKQAENGERGSSPDMLGLRAESEKPRSRKEEEAAEASQPKKSLKKVVVIEQNGSFQLRIPKNFICEHCYGAFRSSYHLKRHILIHTGEKPFECDVCDMRFIQKYHLERHKRVHSGEKPYQCERCLQSFSRTDRLLRHKRMCQGCPTKTPDSQLLL